The following are encoded together in the Silurus meridionalis isolate SWU-2019-XX chromosome 2, ASM1480568v1, whole genome shotgun sequence genome:
- the ftr14l gene encoding tripartite motif-containing protein 16: MSRRSSVADQSRHSSLGKSQRSESYGKYSNPRPSSRNSQQNVLCDFCLTKKMKAVKSCLTCLTSFCETHLQAHYEYPALMKHKLVPATGQLKEKICAEHDKLLEVYCRSDQTCVCVLCIMDEHKKHDIVSAASERTEKQKQLSAKLLTSQHKIDERVKKWQDLLQAKEALKHSSQSVLEENERIFTELMQALERRYTDVKEMIRAQETALMTQAERHLSRIEEEITLLKMKHNDLERLSHSEDHIHFLQSWESLSAPTGYEDLSKVTLSPLYYFDKVKKTISELKVQIENVSNGELNKVSSAAREVQILQILEPRKREEFLQHYCQLFLDPLTAHPNLQLSKGNKVVQMSNEPNAYPEHPERFDYWQQVLCREGMTGSRYYWEIEWSGTEVDIAVTNKEIKRKGSDNICSFGWNDQSWSLYCSESKCTFMHQSKRVSIPLPISSKIGVYLDHKAATLAFYSVSDTMTLLHKVHTSFTQPLYAGFGVWGYGSTIRIL, from the exons ATGTCTCGACGTAGCAGTGTGGCAGACCAGAGCCGTCACAGCTCTCTTGGAAAGTCCCAGCGATCTGAGTCCTATGGAAAATACAGCAACCCAAGACCCAGCAGCCGGAACAGCCAGCAAAATGTACTCTGTGATTTCTGCCTGACGAAAAAGATGAAGGCTGTGAAGTCCTGTCTAACATGCCTGACCTCATTCTGTGAGACCCATCTGCAAGCTCACTATGAATACCCAGCACTGATGAAGCACAAGTTGGTGCCAGCAACAGGGCAGCTAAAAGAAAAGATCTGTGCTGAACATGACAAACTACTGGAGGTCTACTGCCGCTCGGATCAGACGTGCGTTTGTGTTCTGTGCATCATGgatgaacataaaaaacatgACATTGTCTCAGCTGCATCTGAAAGAACAGAGAAACAG AAACAGCTTAGTGCTAAACTGCTGACCTCTCAGCACAAGATTGATGAGAGAGTGAAGAAGTGGCAAGATTTGTTACAGGCTAAAGAGGCTCTTAAG CACTCATCTCAGAGTGTGTTGGAGGAGAATGAAAGAATATTTACAGAGTTGATGCAAGCTTTAGAGAGGAGGTACACTGATGTCAAGGAGATGATCCGAGCCCAAGAAACAGCTCTGATGACTCAAGCTGAGAGACACCTGAGCCGAATAGAGGAGGAAATCACATTACTGAAGATGAAACACAATGACCTGGAGAGACTTTCTCATTCTGAAGATCATATACATTTCTTACAG AGCTGGGAGTCTCTTTCTGCACCCACAGGATATGAGGACTTATCCAAAGTGACACTGTCTCcactttattattttgataaagtaaagaaaaccaTCTCTGAGCTGAAGGTGCAAATAGAAAATGTAAGCAATGGAGAACTGAACAAGGTCTCATCTGCAG caagaGAAGTTCAAATTCTGCAGATCCTAGAACCAAGAAAGAGGGAGGAATTTTTACAGC ATTACTGTCAGCTTTTCCTGGACCCACTAACAGCTCACCCAAATCTACAACTTTCCAAGGGAAACAAAGTGGTGCAGATGAGCAATGAACCCAACGCATATCCAGAACACCCAGAGAGATTTGACTACTGGCAGCAGGTGCTGTGCAGGGAGGGTATGACCGGTAGCCGTTACTACTGGGAGATTGAATGGAGTGGTACAGAAGTAGACATAGCTGTGactaacaaagaaataaaaaggaagggCAGTGACAATATTTGCAGCTTTGGCTGGAATGATCAATCCTGGAGTCTGTACTGCTCCGAGTCTAAGTGCACATTCATGCACCAAAGTAAGCGTGTCTCCATACCACTGCCTATTTCTTCAAAAATAGGAGTGTATTTAGACCACAAGGCTGCAACACTGGCATTTTATAGTGTCTCAGACACAATGACTCTCCTCCACAAAGTACATACTTCATTCACTCAGCCACTCTATGCAGGGTTTGGAGTCTGGGGTTATGGAAGTACAATAAGGATACTGTAA
- the LOC124396855 gene encoding LOW QUALITY PROTEIN: toll-like receptor 4 (The sequence of the model RefSeq protein was modified relative to this genomic sequence to represent the inferred CDS: inserted 4 bases in 2 codons) — protein MGRFSLYSLNNMTAFCVNERIFPFIFFIFFQTGNGEDCKKITNDQHYSCEGRNLTHIPRNIPSSVQTLDFSFNMLPSLQKHLFPPLFDLKVLDLTRCQIQYIADNAFHNVRNVVILILTGNPISYIAPDSLNSLHKLQRLLLVDIGLLSLNAQFSNLTNLQELKVGTNKIQTIALPQFMINFKDFRVLDLHANNISSLKVNHTVVLREMRGNITLILSSNPILHIEPGVFQDIYLKELNIRSAFVSIDAMXRMALSGLYVDKVIMGNYRLVRQITTLDENYLAGLCMIRFTEIYYIQKECSPFKLHIFRCMINATKVTLKSGCMTVMEHVPFRQLKELYVGRLHLSVIPDLSHVHSLEKLVVVDNKAALFHGLSDMPKLQHVDLSRNQMILQECCSLYFRNAPNIRHINLSHNAKIWLNAKPFFNLELVEELDFHHTVLDLIGQTGVLQNLKNLKYLDLSYTRTVFSSYLAFHGLQSIKIIKIAGNTFQGTTLTDLFENLTALEVLDMSHCGIDQIPCIAFRNLQKLRQLLLSQNNLMVLDFLTQPNLQSLTHLAVDQNSISAIKLSTLQNLPVNLSVFDITSNPISCFCTQTDFILWIVKHKKLFPNSNNVLCKTLWSDSKIRLIDFDVEDCIHIRRLTIVLCVCAAIFLILVSVLTYKFQFYLRYAYILLRGYNVTRQQEFSYDAFVIYSSKDESWVMDELLENLENGCPPIQLCLHVRDFEAGKAITSNIIDEGIMGSHKIIVVVSKHFIESSWCRFEFEVAQSWLVMQGNANIIIIILEDVEEEKSKKVFGLHKHLRNNTYLKWXNPVNNMRFWIRLRKAVITRK, from the exons ATGGGAAGATTTAGTTTGTACTCTCTTAATAATATGACTGCCTTTTGTGTTAATGAAAGAATATTTCCTTTCatattcttcatttttttccaaactggaAATGGAGAGGATTGCAAAAAG ATTACAAACGATCAACACTATTCGTGTGAAGGAAGGAACCTCACCCACATACCTCGCAATATTCCCTCCTCTGTACAGACACTGGACTTCAGTTTTAATATGCTGCCTTCTTTACAAAAGCATCTGTTTCCTCCACTGTTTGATTTGAAGGTCCTGGATCTCACAAG ATGTCAGATCCAGTACATTGCTGATAATGCTTTCCACAATGTAAGGAATGTGGTTATTTTAATTCTTACTGGAAACCCCATTTCATATATAGCACCTGACAGCTTGAACTCATTACACAAATTACAGAGATTACTTCTTGTGGACATTGGCCTGCTATCTTTAAATGCCCAGTTCAGCAATCTAACCAATCTTCAGGAACTAAAAGTTGGAACTAACAAAATTCAAACCATTGCTCTTCCACAATTCATGATCAACTTTAAAGACTTCCGTGTACTGGACCTGCATGCAAACAACATATCCAGTTTAAAAGTAAACCACACAGTTGTTCTTCGAGAGATGAGGGGTAATATCACTCTAATACTCTCCAGCAATCCAATACTACATATTGAACCAGGAGTATTTCAGGATATTTACCTAAAAGAGCTTAATATTCGGAGTGCTTTTGTTTCAATTGATGCAAT ACGAATGGCTCTCAGTGGTCTTTATGTCGATAAAGTTATAATGGGAAACTACAGACTAGTTAGACAGATAACAACTTTAGATGAGAATTACCTTGCTGGTTTGTGCATGATACGTTTCACAGAAATATATTATATCCAAAAAGAATGTTCCCCTTTTAAACTTCACATATTTCGATGTATGATCAATGCCACAAAGGTCACTCTGAAAAGTGGTTGTATGACAGTCATGGAACATGTTCCATTTCGTCAACTTAAAGAACTATATGTAGGCCGCCTACATTTATCGGTAATACCAGACCTTTCACATGTACATTCTTTAGAAAAACTGGTGGTGGTTGATAACAAGGCAGCATTATTTCATGGTCTCAGTGATATGCCCAAACTTCAGCATGTAGACTTGAGTAGAAACCAAATGATATTACAAGAGTGCTGTTCCTTGTATTTCAGAAATGCGCCAAATATCCGTCACATCAATTTAAGTCATAATGCAAAAATATGGTTAAATGCAAAACCATTTTTTAATCTTGAATTAGTTGAGGAATTAGATTTCCATCACACAGTTTTGGATCTAATTGGGCAAACTGGAGTcttacaaaatttaaaaaatctaaaatatttagaCCTTTCATACACTAGAACTGTTTTTAGTAGTTACTTAGCTTTCCATGGGCTTCAAAGCATTAAGATAATAAAAATAGCAGGCAATACTTTCCAGGGAACTACACTGACTGATTTATTTGAAAATCTTACAGCTTTGGAGGTTCTTGACATGTCACATTGTGGCATTGATCAAATACCCTGTATTGCTTTTCGAAACCTACAGAAGCTTCGCCAGCTACTTCTTAGTCAAAACAACCTGATGgttttggattttttgacaCAGCCCAATTTACAAAGTCTAACGCATCTTGCTGTGGACCAAAATAGTATTTCTGCTATCAAACTTAGTACACTTCAAAACTTACCAGTGAACCTTTCTGTTTTTGACATAACCTCTAATCCAATCAGCTGTTTTTGCACccaaacagattttattttgtggattgtaaaacataaaaaattatttcctaattctaataatgttttatgtaaaacaCTGTGGTCAGATTCAAAAATTAGACTTATTGACTTTGATGTTGAAGACTGTATACACATCAGAAGGCTGACTATTGTGTTATGCGTATGTGCTGCCATTTTTCTCATTCTTGTATCAGTTTTGACCTAcaaatttcagttttatttacgATATGCCTATATCCTGCTCAGAGGTTATAATGTCACCAGACAGCAGGAATTTTCTTATGATGCGTTTGTTATCTACTCCAGCAAAGATGAATCATGGGTAATGGATGAACTGCTGGAAAATCTGGAAAATGGGTGTCCACCCATTCAGCTATGTCTTCATGTGCGGGACTTTGAAGCTGGCAAGGCCATTACCTCCAACATTATAGACGAAGGAATCATGGGTAGCCATAAAATTATCGTGGTCGTatctaaacattttattgagAGTTCCTGGTGTCGTTTTGAATTTGAGGTGGCGCAGTCTTGGCTAGTAATGCAAGGCAATgctaacatcatcatcatcattctagAAGATGTGGAGGAAGAGAAGTCAAAGAAGGTGTTCGGGCTTCATAAGCACCTGAGAAACAATACGTATCTAAAGTG AAACCCAGTAAACAATATGAGATTCTGGATTCGTCTTCGAAAAGCTGTTATTACAAGAAAATAG